From Anopheles funestus chromosome 3RL, idAnoFuneDA-416_04, whole genome shotgun sequence, a single genomic window includes:
- the LOC125769675 gene encoding serine/arginine-rich splicing factor 1A, whose protein sequence is MSHGRNECRIYVGNLPPDIRTKDIQDLFHKFGKVTFVDLKNRRGPPFAFVEFEDARDADDAVKARDGYDYDGYRLRVEFPRGGGPGSYRGSRQGNSDRSSRGDRGNRGPPARRSQFRVMVTGLPSSGSWQDLKDHMREAGDVCFADVYKDGTGVVEFLRHEDMKYAIKKLDDSRFRSHEGEVAYIHVREDSGNDEKREYRDRSYSPRRRRGTPTYSPVKRSFSRSRSRSYN, encoded by the exons ATGTCTCATGGACGCAACGAGTGTCGAATCTACGTCGGTAACCTGCCACCAGACATCCGGACCAAGGATATACAGGATCTTTTCCACAAGTTCGGCAAAGTGACGTTCGTGGATCTGAAAAATCGCCGCGGGCCGCCATTTGCTTTTGTAGAATTCGAGGATGCACG CGATGCTGACGACGCTGTTAAGGCTCGCGATGGATACGACTACGACGGATATCGACTGCGAGTCGAGTTCCCACGGGGCGGTGGTCCCGGGAGTTACCGAGGCAGTCGCCAAGGGAACAGTGACCGCAGCAGTAGAGGCGATCGTGGAAACCGTGGGCCACCGGCACGCCGCTCTCAGTTTCGGGTAATGGTAACTGGATTACCATCGTCCGGATCGTGGCAAGATCTGAAGGATCACATGCGCGAAGCAGGCGATGTATGCTTTGCGGATGTTTATAAAGACGGTACGGGTGTGGTGGAGTTTCTGCGACATGAAGACATGAAATACGCTATAAAAAAGCTTGACGATTCCCGCTTTCGCTCACATGag GGTGAAGTTGCTTACATTCATGTACGGGAAGATTCTGGAAATGACGAAAAGCGTGAATATAGGGACAG ATCGTATTCGCCACGCCGCCGAAGGGGAACACCGACCTATTCACCAGTAAAGCGGAGCTTTTCGCGATCACGTTCCCGTTCCTACAATTGA
- the LOC125769657 gene encoding peroxisome assembly protein 12, whose protein sequence is MAARGAHITANVEVKPSLFEVLAADSLNVTFYPAIKRVVDFLATAKPAVFGGLVRYYDEFYLIFNSLVQGYYMKNYGGSLAEIFYGLTRTSLRSKTFTTKDRNWSFVVLVLVPYAVRKLEKACDQWKEDYENAKHVPANRKLLYRLLPYVKACYESVKLIHYVSYLANVSQTHAPSLRILGLGLTYLSEDEESWSFRDILQGKVRVATMLSTALLRWLELSAFFLQFIEWWQTEANIGDLSKLPIPDAPEPDANAEKYANVCPICLQKHIIPTAISVSGYVYCYRCIVTHLQSESRCPVTKYPATINDLIGIFSGDDD, encoded by the exons ATGGCAGCGAGAGGTGCACACATAACAGCGAATGTGGAAGTTAAACCATCTTTGTTTGAGGTTTTAGCGGCAGATTCGTTAAATGTTACCTTCTATCCTGCAATAAAACGCGTGGTCGAT TTTttagcaacagcaaaacctGCCGTCTTCGGAGGATTGGTTCGGTATTATGACGAATTCTATTTGATCTTCAACAGTCTCGTCCAAGGGTACTATATGAAAAACTATGGAGGATCGCTAGCAGAAATATTTTACGGACTTACAAGAACATCGCTGCGAAGTAAAACATTCACCACGAAAGATCGCAATTGGTCGTTCGTCGTACTAGTGCTGGTACCGTACGCTGTCCGCAAACTGGAAAAGGCGTGTGACCAATGGAAGGAGGATTATGAAAACGCGAAACATGTCCCGGCAAATCGTAAGCTCTTATACCGCCTGCTACCGTATGTGAAGGCGTGCTACGAAAGTGTAAAGCTTATTCATTATGTGTCGTATTTGGCCAATGTCTCTCAAACCCATGCACCTTCGTTGCGAATTTTGGGGCTTGGGTTGACTTACCTTTCTGAAGACGAGGAAAGTTGGTCATTTAGGGACATATTGCAAGGCAAAGTAAG GGTTGCTACGATGCTCAGCACCGCCCTTTTGCGTTGGTTGGAATTGTCTGCATTCTTCCTACAATTCATTGAATGGTGGCAAACGGAAGCTAATATTGGAGACCTCTCGAAGCTGCCAATACCGGACGCTCCCGAGCCAGATGCAAATGCGGAAAAGTACGCTAATGTATGCCCTATTTGTCTACAAAAGCACATAATTCCAACGGCGATATCTGTTTCTGG ATATGTGTATTGCTATCGTTGCATCGTTACCCATCTTCAATCGGAGAGCAGGTGCCCTGTCACTAAATATCCCGCTACCATCAACGATTTGATTGGAATTTTTAGCGGCGATGATGACTGA
- the LOC125769646 gene encoding probable RNA 3'-terminal phosphate cyclase-like protein yields the protein MTCVGKENGCLIYHGSNFLKQRLLLATLSGKPIEIREIRPHRETAAGLQEYETNLLQLLDKLTNGTITRVDRDGCSFVYQPGLLYGGEIHHDCSTERGIGYYLDILVALGPFCKKPLQVTLTGVTNSKESPSVDHIKASAMPALKRFLVVDEGLELKVLKRGMMPGGGGEITFRCPVRKSLKAIQCTKQTMVKRIRGTAYCCKVSPAMANRAVEHAKGVMLNFLPDVYINTDQHKGKRSGNSPGYGINLVAETTDGTMFSAEAICKSMEEQQGNPSIPEDLGREAGMKLLDEVFRGGCVDSTFQWLVVLYMALAQKDVSKFLIGPLSQYTIHFLQHLREFFGITFKLENADGDENDETDDRDGDGDELSGSNKVMLTCVGVGYSNFSKRVN from the exons ATGACTTGCGTTGGGAAAGAAAACGGTTGCCTCATATACCATGGAAGCAACTTTCTTAAGCAACGTTTATTGCTGGCGACACTGAGTGGAAAACCAATCGAAATAAGGGAAATACGGCCACACCGCGAAACTGCTGCTGGCCTGCAAGAGTACGAAACGAATCTGCTTCAGCTGCTGGACAAACTTACAAACGGCACGATTACAAGAGTGGATCGCGATGGTTGCTCGTTTGTGTATCAACCGGGGCTCCTGTACGGTGGGGAAATTCATCACGATTGTAGCACAGAGCGTGGAATTGGTTACTATCTAGACATCTTGGTAGCGCTTGGACCGTTCTGCAAAAAGCCTCTGCAGGTCACATTGACCGGTGTTACAAATAGTAAAGAAAGTCCGTCGGTAGATCACATTAAAGCATCCGCAATGCCAGCTCTGAAACGGTTCCTGGTTGTGGATGAGGGTCTTGAATTGAAGGTACTGAAACGGGGTATGATGCCGGGAGGAGGCGGTGAAATAACATTCCGCTGTCCCGTGCGTAAATCGTTGAAAGCTATTCAATGTACGAAGCAAACGATGGTTAAGCGGATACGCGGTACGGCATACTGTTGCAAAGTCAGCCCTGCAATGGCCAATCGTGCCGTGGAGCACGCGAAAGGAGTGATGCTGAATTTCCTGCCCGATGTGTACATTAACACTGATCAGCATAAGGGTAAACGGTCGGGAAATAGCCCAGGGTACGGTATCAATCTTGTGGCTGAAACAACCGATGGTACCATGTTCTCTGCTGAAGCTATATGCAAATCGATGGAAGAG CAACAAGGCAATCCATCGATACCAGAAGACCTGGGACGGGAGGCAGGCATGAAGCTGTTGGATGAGGTGTTTCGCGGCGGTTGCGTTGACTCCACATTCCAGTGGCTGGTCGTTCTATATATGGCGTTGGCGCAGAAGGATGTTTCCAAGTTTCTAATAGGACCACTTTCGCAATATACCATTCATTTCCTTCAGCATTTACGGGAATTTTTCGGTATCACATTTAAGCTGGAAAATGCCGACGGAGATGAAAACGACGAAACCGATGATCGAGATGGCGATGGCGATGAGTTGTCTGGATCTAACAAAGTGATGCTAACTTGCGTCGGTGTAGGATATAGTAATTTTAGCAAGCGTGTCAATTGA
- the LOC125769651 gene encoding alcohol dehydrogenase class-3, which produces MASTVGQVIKCKAAVAWEAKKPLVIETIEVAPPKAGEVRIKVAASGVCHTDAYTLGGLDSEGIFPVVLGHEGAGTVESVGEGVTKFQPGDHVIPLYIPQCFDCRFCKSPKTNLCPKVRATQGKGVMPDGTTRFTCNGKSIYHFMGTSTFSEYTVVAEVSLAKIDSSAALEKVCLLGCGIPTGYGAALNTANVEPGSSCAVWGLGAVGLAVVMGCKAAGATRIIGVDINPGKFEIAKQFGCTEFVNPNDFEEPIQQVLIAKTDGGLDYTFECVGNVNTMRAALESCTRGWGVSVIVGVAEAGKEIATRPFQLVTGRTWKGTAFGGWKSVESVPKLVDQYLQKQLKVDEFITHTMGLDKINEAFTLMHEGKSIRSVVNM; this is translated from the exons ATGGCTTCAACCGTTGGTCAG GTGATCAAGTGCAAGGCGGCCGTTGCCTGGGAGGCAAAGAAACCGCTCGTAATTGAAACGATCGAGGTTGCACCTCCCAAGGCAGGCGAGGTTCGCATTAAAGTGGCAGCATCGGGCGTGTGCCACACGGATGCGTACACGCTGGGTGGGTTAGACTCGGAAGGAATCTTTCCCGTGGTTCTTGGACACGAAGGTGCTGGTACGGTGGAAAGTGTGGGCGAAGGTGTGACTAAATTTCAGCCTGGTGACCATGTCATTCCATTGTATATTCCGCAATGCTTCGATTGTCGGTTCTGCAAGAGCCCGAAAACAAACCTCTGTCCGAAGGTTCGCGCTACCCAGGGCAAGGGTGTGATGCCTGATGGTACGACACGGTTTACGTGCAACGGGAAGTCAATCTACCATTTTATGGGAACGTCAACGTTCTCCGAGTATACCGTGGTGGCGGAAGTATCGCTGGCAAAAATCGACTCTAGCGCTGCGTTGGAGAAAGTGTGTTTGCTTGGTTGCGGCATTCCGACCGGTTATGGAGCCGCATTGAACACGGCCAATGTGGAGCCGGGCAGCTCCTGTGCTGTGTGGGGTCTTGGTGCAGTTGGTCTGGCGGTCGTTATGGGCTGTAAGGCGGCTGGTGCGACCCGAATCATTGGAGTCGACATTAATCCGGGCAAATTTGAGATTGCGAAACAGTTCGGCTGCACCGAGTTCGTCAATCCGAATGACTTCGAAGAGCCCATTCAACAGGTGTTGATCGCGAAAACCGATGGCGGATTAGACTATACGTTTGAGTGTGTTGGCAACGTGAATACGATGCGTGCCGCACTGGAATCATGTACTCGTGGCTGGGGCGTATCGGTGATCGTTGGTGTTGCAGAGGCCGGTAAAGAAATTGCTACACGCCCATTCCAGCTGGTCACCGGGCGTACCTGGAAAGGAACGGCTTTCGGTGGATGGAAAAGTGTTGAGAGTGTACCGAAGCTGGTAGATCAGTACCTGCAGAAGCAGCTGAAGGTGGACGAATTCATCACACACACCATGGGGTTAGACAAGATCAACGAAGCATTTACGCTGATGCATGAAGGCAAAAGCATTCGTTCGGTGGTGAACATGTAa
- the LOC125769618 gene encoding zinc finger protein 37 homolog, whose translation MDTQDLELTISAEEICRTCLAAVDRTQLKPIFCNEILDGRIVPFPSVVELVIGEKLVKHDKLPNNVCPECKGKLRELYLFIGNAQKSNKLLYEIFNIKPSSAVSTKKTETKHAESQTEPLAESSNNIPAGVTIPKPETLHEIGTQCDNETAETACQTDALEESEKLDVHEDTITPTNSTEYQENELLRESPIECTLMNFDVPDDDDDAEENKYEMVLLANESNEEECFTLRPVKTDHKKKLIIETVPSKEPNTSKQNDLLSTVAINSVQKKVSRRSKNEQAYCTYCNWNGRPAMLEQHFQVHKATFELCLESIDYFRCSDCLTVFLTQMHFIEHFGTECNGAPYEEYVYHSDLRRHETFYLNGLDICVPRLKTFKKISNKYQCGRCVKCTTNGFDAMRQHFLTHEAEDDKTDDVHLLWKNNRLDQIHVCGICNAQFPDATYIRQHLYFHQDSFICIYDCGMIFTSFLRMTSHFERKHMQDRKIAETSIAEEAKAQEETYQCTQCEKTLPSANSLKTHLSNHYRSRKYVCTECNKGFGQKSDLTNHCRIHTDDRPYECKLCDKKFRTSSHLRDHTSTHEDVNKFECNVCHKMFKAKRILAGHLRLHTGEKPYQCKLCNKTFARKQHLITHQKIHFKPRSSGTTAKLEKRTKRSP comes from the coding sequence CTTCCAAACAATGTTTGCCCGGAATGTAAAGGAAAGCTTCGGGAGCTTTATCTTTTTATTGGCAACGCgcaaaaatcgaacaaactgctgtatgaaatattcaacattAAACCATCGAGTGCTGTAAGTACGAAGAAAACGGAGACCAAACATGCTGAGAGTCAAACGGAACCATTGGCAGAATCGAGCAACAACATCCCGGCGGGTGTTACAATTCCAAAGCCTGAAACACTGCACGAGATCGGTACACAATGCGATAACGAGACCGCCGAAACAGCATGCCAAACGGATGCGCTAGAGGAATCGGAGAAGCTAGACGTTCATGAAGATACAATCACTCCTACAAATTCCACGGAATATCAAGAAAACGAACTTCTTCGCGAAAGTCCCATCGAATGCACATTAATGAACTTTGATGTAccggacgatgatgacgatgctgAAGAGAACAAGTATGAAATGGTGCTGCTAGCGAATGAATCTAATGAGGAAGAATGTTTCACACTGCGTCCTGTAAAGACGGATCACAAAAAGAAATTGATCATCGAAACTGTTCCAAGCAAGGAGCCGAACACTTCGAAACAAAACGATCTTTTGTCAACGGTTGCCATCAAttctgtgcaaaaaaaagtttcacgcCGATCAAAGAACGAACAAGCGTATTGCACCTACTGCAACTGGAATGGTCGTCCAGCAATGCTGGAACAGCATTTTCAGGTGCACAAAGCAACATTTGAGCTGTGCCTGGAGTCGATAGATTACTTCCGATGCTCCGACTGTTTAACGGTGTTTTTAACTCAAATGCACTTTATTGAACACTTTGGCACTGAATGCAATGGTGCACCGTATGAAGAGTACGTATACCACTCGGATCTCCGAAGGCATGAAACGTTTTACCTGAACGGTCTGGACATATGTGTACCAAGGttgaaaacattcaaaaaaatttctaacaaATATCAATGCGGCCGGTGCGTGAAGTGTACGACGAACGGTTTCGATGCAATGCGCCAACACTTTCTGACCCACGAGGCAGAGGACGATAAAACCGACGATGTCCATTTGCTGTGGAAAAATAATCGTCTCGACCAGATACACGTGTGTGGTATATGCAATGCTCAGTTTCCGGATGCAACCTACATACGGCAACATCTATACTTCCATCAGGATTCGTTCATCTGCATTTACGATTGTGGAATGATCTTCACCAGCTTTCTGCGCATGACCAGCCACTTTGAACGAAAACATATGCAGGACCGCAAAATTGCGGAAACCAGCATCGCCGAAGAGGCTAAAGCGCAGGAAGAAACATATCAGTGCACACAATGCGAAAAAACGCTCCCCAGTGCCAACTCATTGAAGACCCATCTAAGTAACCATTATCGCTCGCGTAAATATGTTTGCACGGAGTGCAATAAAGGTTTCGGGCAGAAAAGTGATCTTACCAACCATTGCCGCATCCACACGGACGATCGTCCGTACGAGTGTAAGCTGTGTGATAAGAAATTTCGCACCAGCAGCCACCTTCGTGACCATACGTCTACGCACGAAGATGTTAATAAATTCGAGTGCAATGTATGCCACAAGATGTTCAAAGCGAAACGTATCCTTGCCGGGCACCTACGGTTGCACACTGGCGAGAAGCCGTATCAATGCAAACTATGTAACAAAACCTTCGCACGCAAGCAGCACCTCATAACGCACCAAAAAATACACTTTAAACCTCGCAGTTCCGGTACAACCGCTAAACttgaaaaacgaacaaaacgatCCCCGTGA